GCCGGCGTCTGCTGCGGCCTGGCGGTAGAAGTCGACAGGGCGCTCGAACTGTGTGATGGGTCCAAGAAGTAGAGCTAAGGCCATGGGCAGGCCCAGCTGCCCGGCCCGGATGGCCGAGGCTGGGGTTCCGCCTACTCCGACCCAGATGGGCAGCTCACCCACGGGCCGTGGTGCAATATCCAGGCCAGTCAGAGGCCGTGTGAAGGCGCTGCCGGGCCATGTGCCAGGGTTGTTGGCACGAATGGCGAGCAGGGCATCGAGTTTCTCCCGGTAGAGCTCGGCGTAGTCCGCCAAGTCATAGCCGAACAGGGGAAATGACTCTGTGTAGGAGCCCCGGCCGGCAATGATCTCCGCCCTGCCGCCGGAAATCAGGTCCAGCGTTGCAAAGTTCTGGAAGACACGCACCGGATCCTCCGAACTCAAGACGGTCACGCCGCTGGTGAGCCGAATGTTCTCGGTAACCGTCGCGGCCGCTGCGAGCACCATATGAGGTGCTGATGCGATGAAGTCCGATCGGTGGTGCTCACCCACACCAAAAACGTCCAGTCCCACTTCGTCAGCCAGCCGCGCCTGCTCGAGAGTCTGACGCATTCGTTCCTCCGGAGAGGGCATGCTGCCCGTCGCAAGATCGGTCGTCAGCTCCCCAAAGGTAATGATCCCTACTTCGAACGCCATAACTACTTCCCCTCGCTGTCGGTCGGAGCTGCCACCGGAGTGCTGGCGTCTTGCTCACCGAATGAATAGGCGTGTCCCCACGATGTGATGTCACGCAGAATGGGCAGGAGTGCCAGACCTGCGACGGTCAAGGAGTACCGAACGCGAACCGGCCGGCCATCGACGACTTCACGTTCCACGAGGCCATCGTTCTCAAGTTCCCGCAGTCGCTTGGCGAGCATGGTGTCACCAATGTGCGGGATGAAGCGGCCGATGTCCGCGAATCCAGTCTCGCCGCGCCCTATTGCCTCGATGATGATCCCACTCCAACGGCGGCCGATGATGTCCATGGCGGCGATGAAGGATGGGCACGCCCCGTCGGCAGCTTCCTCTTCGTGCACCATCGGTGCGGGTTCTGCGTGCGTCACGGTTCTCCTCGTTTGCTGTGGAGTTTGGATACTTTCATAAACGTAGTAGCTACGTCAATAGAAGTACTCCAGTGACAGGATCGCATGGCGGCTCAAGTGCGTCTGATTCCTGACCCGTGGTTAATCCTCGAGTGTCCGAATCACCCGCGCGGGTGAACCCACGGCCAGGGACTGCGCCGGAACGTCCTTGGTGACGACGGCGCCGGCTGCCACCACGGCATCGTCACCGATGCTCACGCCCGGCAGCACCGTGACGTTGGAACCGAGCCACACGTTCCGGCCGAGCGTGACCGGTGCCGGATGCATATCCGCACGCCGGTCCGGCGACAGATCGTGGTTCAGCGTCGCCAGGACCACGTTGTGGCCGATCAAGCAATCGTCGCCGATATGGATGCCGCCCTGGTCCTGGAATTTGCAGCCGGCGTTGATGAAAACCCGTTTCCCCAGGGTGATGTTTCGGCCGAAATCTGCGGAGAACGGCGGGAACAGGGCCACGGACTCGTCCACCGGTTTCCCAGTGAGGCGGGAGAGCAGCTCCCGTACCCGTGCCGGTTCGTGGTAGCCGCTGTTGAGCTCGCCGGTGATCTGCAGGGCCGTCTGGCTGGCGTGGTGCATGGCTTCATGCAGCGGTGAGCCCGCGGTGATCGTTTCGCCGGCGTTCAGCACTGCGAGCAGTTCCTCGAGTTCCATGGGAGTCCTTTACGCGTAGGTTGCGGATCAAAGTGCCGGCGCAGGCCGCCGCGCAGCTTCACAGACTTTGCCCACATTCGCATCACCCGCTGCGCGGGACAAGAGCCGCGCTGTGGCAGGATCGGCCGCATAAGCCGCTCGGGATTTCACTGTTTCATCCGCTGCAGATGCTCATCTGGGACGGCAGGTACGACCAGATGCACCGGGCCAACAAAGAGGAGAAGCCATGCGTGGCTCAGCACTGATCGTCGGAGCAGGCATTGCAGGAACCGCCGTCGCGCGGGGACTGCTCCGAGCAGGATGGTCGGTGCGGGTACTTGAACGCTCTGCCCATCTGCCCGGCAGCGGAACGGCACTGGCCATGTGGCCCGAGGCGATGAAGGCCCTGGACGCGTTGGGTGCCGGTGACGCAGTCCGCGCTGGTTCGGTGGAAGAGCACGGCGCACGGCTCCTGAAACCCGACGGCAGCCAGATCGCAGCCATGGGCCGCGGCCGAACCGCGCGCATGGTCCCGCGCACGGTCCTGATGGACGCTCTCTCCGGGGATTTGCCCGCCGGAGTTATCGAATGGAATTCACCGGTCGCCGGGCCCTCATCCCTACCCGATGCCGCTATTGTGGTGGCCGCCGACGGGATCTCCAGCCGCCTACGCGCCGCCTACCTCGGAGCACCGCCCCGGGCGCTGGGTACGGTGGCTTTCCGCGGTGTTGTTTCCGGCCCGGCCGGCGGGGTTACCGAGACGTGGGGCCGCGGCCGGCTGTTCGGCATTACGCCCCTGGATCCCGGCAACACTAACTGGTTTGCCTGCCTCCGTTCCGCAGACCTTCCTCCATTGGGTTCCCCGGAGGCCTTCAGCATCCACGGGGCAGATCTGCTGCGCAGCCTCTACCACGGGTGGCACCCGGACGTCACCCGGGTGCTGGGAAAACTGGACGGGAGCCCGCTGGATTACCGGGAACTGTTCGATGTTCCACCTCTCCGCTCCTACATTTCCGGCAACGTTGCCCTGCTGGGCGACGCCGCGCATGGCATGGCACCGAACCTTGGCCGCGGCGCCTGCGAGGCACTCCTGGACGCGGTTGCCCTGGTCGACGCCCTAAGCGTGGCTCCCGACGTTCCCGCAGCTCTGCAGCGCTACGACGCCGGCCGGCGTCGGCGGGGAAACGGAATGGTCCGCGCGGCACGGCTGCTGAACGGTATCGGCACGGCCAAGCGTTTCACCGGCATCCGGAACCTCGCGGTGTCCGCCGCGGCACGGTTCAGCTAGTCCTGCGCCGTCATTTCTGACTCGACTGATTCACCGGGTGCGAGCGAGCTCCTCACTGGAGTACTGCGCTTCAATCTCTTTACTCCAAGCACGCGCATATAGGCCAAGGGCCCCCTGTTCCCGCAGCGGAAAACCCAGCCCGTTGAGTGCGTGCTGGGTAGCCCCCATAGCCAGCTGGTGTGCACTGCGACTGATGCGTTGTTTGTCTGCCCGGTACAAATACTCATCCATAGACCTTGCCCAGCGCTTCCGCCAGATATCCACTGCCGGCTCTGAGGCAAGGGCGGCCATCATCCTGTGTGCGGGTGCAATCCGGGGTGCAATCCGGGCCCTCATTGCCCTCCGCGCCTGCGAAGCGTGCGATCCAAAAGAACCTGTACACGCGTGCAGATGAGCGTTCCAGTAGTAGTCCCAGCTGGTGGTTCTGCGGTCGGGCCACACAGCGGACCGGGGCCCGTGCATCATGGCGTGGCCGGTGTCGAAGAGAAGCAGGGCAGCCAGCATCGAGCGTGTGTTGAGGCTGGGAAAGCGATTGACCGCCCACAAGGTCAAATCCAAGGAGATCTCGCCAATCTCAGCTACCAGTTCCAAGCCCTTTGGCCCACCGAACCGTGCAAGTGCCGCTTCCACCACCTCAGGTACCGGCCCACCCGGCGCTGGCGGATAAACGAGCCCCGGCGAGTGGGAGGTCTTCACGGTACCCAGCGTGGCAACGTTTTCGTCCGCCAGCGCGTCCGCAAACTTCCATAAGCGCTTAGCGACGTCGTCGGGGGCAAGCAAATGCAGGAGCACGGCCTGATGGTCGGATTCCAGAATGCGTGACAACCGAAACCGGTTCCCCTGCTGAGCCCTCAGTTGGGAAGACAGTGGGGCCACAATGCGGCGGATTATTTCATCACCTGCTTCCTTACGCTCCGGCTCTATGGTCAGGATGGACCACAGGGTGGTTGTGCTGGCGTGCTGCTGCACCGGACGGGTAGCTGCTTCTCGATGAACAATGTTCGATTGCATTAGGCCGCTCTTTTCATCCCCAAAAATGATTTTTTCTTGGCGTCGCTAGGTGTGTTCCCAACACTGTGTTCCCAACACTGTAAATGTCCATACGGGCTCTCAGAAATTGCCAATTTGTGTCAGAGACTCTTTTCCTGCGCAGGCGGAGCGACTATGGGTTTTGCGAACCAGCGACGCACAGTACCAGACCTTTCTGTTACCAAGGCCTAGGCGTTCGTGACCGAAGCGGCTTGAAGCCGCTGCTGTTCCAGGGGGAATTCCTGTGCAGCAGGGGCGGTTTCCTCCCATAGGGACAGACGCGGGACACCGCGGCCGGCCCAGCTGAACACTATCGAAGGAATATGCAATGCCAACATTGGGAATTATCGGCAGCGGGAACATCGGATCGGCCGTCGCGCGGCTCGCGGTTGCCGCGGGCATGAACGTCGTTATCGCCAACTCGCGGGGACCTGAAACACTCTCGGACCTGGTCGCCGAGCTCGGGCCGCTGGCCCAGGCCGGGACGGTGGAAGACGCCGCGAAACTCGGCGACGCCGTCGTGCTTTCCATTCCGCTGAACGCGGTTTCCGCTCTTCCGGACGGACTTCTGGCCGGCAAAATCGTCCTGGACACCAGCAATTACTACCCGTCCCGGGACGGGCGCATCGCCGCACTCGATGACAGCACCGTGACCACCAGTGAACTGGTGCAGAGTTGGCTTCCCGGAGCGCAGTACGTCAAGGCGTTCAATAACATCCTGGCGCACCACATTCCGCTTCTCGCCCGCCCCAGCGGTGCCGCGGACCGCTCCGCGCTGCCCATCGCCGCCGACGACGAGTCGGCCAAGGCTGAGGCGGCGGCACTCCTCGACGGGCTGGGCTACGACGCCGTCGACGCCGGCGCCGTCGCCGTCGCCGAGAGCTGGACGTTTGAGCCGGACTCCGTGGGCTACACCCGTCTGTACCTCGCGGACGAGAGCACACCCGATGACCAGCTGATGAGCTCGGTTCCCGGCACAACGCCTAAGGCGAAGGTCGAGTCCGCCCTGGCCTCGGCCACCCGCGTGAACGTGGCGGAACGGCTCTTCTAATCCTTCGCCATCGAGTCTGCACAATTTACCGATTTCGGGCTGATAAACGGTAAATCGTGCAGACTCGATCCGGGGGCGGGCCGCGTATCCAGGAAGCCCAGCCTCACTTCACGGCGTAGGTCACCCGGACTCCCCCGTTGTCGAGGCGTTGTTCCCGCAGGAGGCGAAGTTTCAGCGACAGTCCGTCGGGCAGCGCCCGCGTGCCGCCGCCGGCAATTACCGGGCAGATCACCAGTGACACGACGTCGACCAGCCCCATCCGCATAGCGCTCTTGGCCAGCTCCGGACCCCCGATCATGACGTTTCCCGCAGCTTTGGCCCGTTCCACGGCTTCCGGGGTCAGGGCGGGTTCCAGGGTCGTCCGCCCGGTGAACACCTCCGGGAGCGTGGAGGAAAACACCACCTTAGGCACCGCCGTCCAGGCCGCCGCAAACCGGTTCGCCCCCGGCGGTCCCACGGCCAGGGCTGGATCGGTTT
This window of the Arthrobacter sp. zg-Y919 genome carries:
- a CDS encoding dihydrofolate reductase family protein, with translation MGLLTYSMNCSLDGYSADADGNFAWLEPTEDFLASHSEDLEDAAAVLYGRGMYETMAVWETDPALAVGPPGANRFAAAWTAVPKVVFSSTLPEVFTGRTTLEPALTPEAVERAKAAGNVMIGGPELAKSAMRMGLVDVVSLVICPVIAGGGTRALPDGLSLKLRLLREQRLDNGGVRVTYAVK
- a CDS encoding NAD(P)-binding domain-containing protein; the protein is MPTLGIIGSGNIGSAVARLAVAAGMNVVIANSRGPETLSDLVAELGPLAQAGTVEDAAKLGDAVVLSIPLNAVSALPDGLLAGKIVLDTSNYYPSRDGRIAALDDSTVTTSELVQSWLPGAQYVKAFNNILAHHIPLLARPSGAADRSALPIAADDESAKAEAAALLDGLGYDAVDAGAVAVAESWTFEPDSVGYTRLYLADESTPDDQLMSSVPGTTPKAKVESALASATRVNVAERLF
- a CDS encoding LLM class flavin-dependent oxidoreductase; the encoded protein is MAFEVGIITFGELTTDLATGSMPSPEERMRQTLEQARLADEVGLDVFGVGEHHRSDFIASAPHMVLAAAATVTENIRLTSGVTVLSSEDPVRVFQNFATLDLISGGRAEIIAGRGSYTESFPLFGYDLADYAELYREKLDALLAIRANNPGTWPGSAFTRPLTGLDIAPRPVGELPIWVGVGGTPASAIRAGQLGLPMALALLLGPITQFERPVDFYRQAAADAGHDSAALPISINAHGLVGDTSQGARDDFYPYFARGLRENNHQRGVGFDIPRNAFNAQATPSGGLLVGSPQEIIDKLLAYHELYGVSRAVFQMGFGGLPQKQHLKAIELLGTEVAPVIREETAKQNAVKV
- a CDS encoding helix-turn-helix domain-containing protein: MTHAEPAPMVHEEEAADGACPSFIAAMDIIGRRWSGIIIEAIGRGETGFADIGRFIPHIGDTMLAKRLRELENDGLVEREVVDGRPVRVRYSLTVAGLALLPILRDITSWGHAYSFGEQDASTPVAAPTDSEGK
- a CDS encoding FAD-dependent monooxygenase, coding for MRGSALIVGAGIAGTAVARGLLRAGWSVRVLERSAHLPGSGTALAMWPEAMKALDALGAGDAVRAGSVEEHGARLLKPDGSQIAAMGRGRTARMVPRTVLMDALSGDLPAGVIEWNSPVAGPSSLPDAAIVVAADGISSRLRAAYLGAPPRALGTVAFRGVVSGPAGGVTETWGRGRLFGITPLDPGNTNWFACLRSADLPPLGSPEAFSIHGADLLRSLYHGWHPDVTRVLGKLDGSPLDYRELFDVPPLRSYISGNVALLGDAAHGMAPNLGRGACEALLDAVALVDALSVAPDVPAALQRYDAGRRRRGNGMVRAARLLNGIGTAKRFTGIRNLAVSAAARFS
- a CDS encoding DapH/DapD/GlmU-related protein, producing MELEELLAVLNAGETITAGSPLHEAMHHASQTALQITGELNSGYHEPARVRELLSRLTGKPVDESVALFPPFSADFGRNITLGKRVFINAGCKFQDQGGIHIGDDCLIGHNVVLATLNHDLSPDRRADMHPAPVTLGRNVWLGSNVTVLPGVSIGDDAVVAAGAVVTKDVPAQSLAVGSPARVIRTLED